In Synergistaceae bacterium, a genomic segment contains:
- a CDS encoding FAD-binding oxidoreductase — MKKLRVGIIGGGISGTALGYHLSLYGAAEVVLFEKNAIGCGTTSKSAGTVCLFDDSLRNRYWDVRLYGFESYLKMEREEKGSSGFDKTGTLVVATSEEVEATIQTGIALTKAAGYEGEYITDKARIKEILPLIDVENILGAGYTRDDGYFDGTMISNTYAKKMQKNGGVIHTMTPVVEIVVSGDKATGVKTADGTTHSFDCIVDCTGPWSRFTGKMAGLDVPIWHTKAEAFFLSPPGKKLDFVFPVLKYPAFYALRAGDNVFICKSHLSMDLDNPMHAGQWDPDKLPATGGTDDYFIEFLFEQMQVCVPGLVQSGLVSSWLSYRAEPRDFLPLLGETPLNGYIVATGYGGNGIIEAPAASRDLAKYIMRGESTPLLEDWAFKRLWGKES; from the coding sequence ATGAAAAAACTTCGCGTGGGCATTATCGGCGGAGGAATATCGGGAACGGCCCTTGGGTACCACTTGAGCCTCTATGGAGCCGCAGAGGTCGTTCTGTTTGAGAAAAACGCCATTGGTTGCGGAACAACGTCCAAGTCGGCTGGCACGGTTTGTCTTTTCGACGACTCGCTGCGCAACCGCTATTGGGATGTGCGTCTTTACGGGTTCGAGAGCTATCTAAAAATGGAGCGTGAGGAAAAGGGTTCCAGCGGGTTCGATAAGACGGGGACCTTAGTAGTCGCCACCTCCGAAGAGGTCGAGGCCACTATTCAGACGGGCATCGCCCTGACGAAGGCAGCGGGCTACGAAGGCGAGTATATCACGGACAAAGCTCGTATCAAAGAAATACTGCCTCTCATTGACGTCGAAAACATTTTGGGCGCTGGGTACACGCGGGACGACGGTTATTTTGACGGCACCATGATCTCCAATACCTACGCCAAAAAAATGCAGAAAAACGGCGGAGTCATCCACACCATGACGCCGGTCGTGGAGATCGTCGTGTCCGGCGATAAGGCGACGGGCGTGAAAACCGCCGACGGAACGACGCATTCGTTCGACTGCATTGTGGACTGCACCGGGCCTTGGAGCCGATTCACCGGGAAAATGGCTGGGCTGGACGTTCCCATTTGGCACACCAAAGCGGAGGCCTTCTTTCTCAGCCCTCCAGGGAAAAAACTGGATTTCGTTTTCCCGGTTCTCAAATACCCCGCGTTTTACGCCCTTCGGGCCGGGGACAACGTGTTTATCTGCAAATCCCACCTGTCAATGGATCTGGATAACCCCATGCACGCGGGCCAGTGGGATCCCGACAAGCTGCCGGCCACGGGAGGCACGGACGATTACTTTATCGAATTCCTTTTTGAGCAGATGCAAGTATGCGTGCCCGGCCTCGTGCAAAGCGGGCTCGTTTCCTCTTGGTTGTCCTATAGGGCCGAACCGCGGGATTTTCTGCCGCTTCTGGGAGAAACACCGCTCAATGGGTACATTGTAGCCACGGGCTACGGTGGCAATGGCATTATCGAGGCTCCGGCGGCGAGCCGCGATTTGGCGAAATATATTATGAGGGGAGAAAGCACGCCACTGCTGGAAGATTGGGCGTTCAAACGCCTTTGGGGCAAGGAAAGCTAA
- a CDS encoding electron transfer flavoprotein subunit beta/FixA family protein has translation MNIAVCVKQVPVSNNVSVDPVTHSLVRESAESMLNPADANALEEAIALKERHCGKVVAFTMGPPSAEKVLRTALAMGADDTVLITDRAFAGADTVATARVLAESLRRYGAFDLIMTGSESSDGATGQIGPMLAEYLALPHLTEVRKIEAVEDGRLRSLKRFKNGLLRAAVTLPAVLTVSFGCNEPRLPTFMSQISANKKSVPTCTNKELGLSSGDVGLAGSPTEVIDTFEAEKKKNAEFLSGTAKEIAEKILALIEKKRGTDNG, from the coding sequence ATGAACATTGCCGTCTGCGTGAAACAGGTTCCGGTTTCCAACAACGTTTCCGTTGATCCCGTCACTCACTCCCTGGTGCGAGAGAGCGCGGAAAGTATGCTCAACCCGGCGGACGCGAACGCTCTAGAGGAGGCCATCGCGCTGAAAGAACGGCACTGCGGAAAGGTGGTCGCGTTCACGATGGGGCCCCCCTCCGCGGAGAAGGTTTTGCGGACGGCCCTGGCGATGGGGGCGGATGATACCGTTTTGATCACGGATCGGGCTTTTGCGGGCGCGGATACTGTGGCGACCGCGAGGGTTCTCGCGGAGAGCTTACGGCGCTATGGCGCGTTCGATCTGATTATGACCGGATCGGAGTCCTCCGACGGCGCGACGGGGCAGATTGGGCCGATGCTTGCGGAGTATCTGGCGTTGCCACACCTCACGGAGGTACGGAAGATCGAAGCCGTAGAAGATGGGCGCCTGCGGAGCCTGAAAAGGTTCAAAAACGGTCTCCTGCGCGCCGCTGTGACGCTACCTGCTGTATTGACAGTTTCCTTCGGCTGCAACGAACCGAGACTACCTACGTTTATGTCGCAGATAAGCGCGAACAAAAAAAGCGTTCCTACGTGCACGAACAAGGAGTTAGGCCTGTCGTCAGGCGATGTGGGGCTAGCGGGGTCACCCACGGAGGTCATTGATACCTTCGAGGCGGAGAAGAAAAAGAACGCGGAGTTTCTTTCGGGAACCGCAAAAGAGATCGCGGAAAAGATATTGGCGCTGATTGAAAAGAAGAGAGGAACAGATAATGGCTGA